A window from Akkermansia muciniphila encodes these proteins:
- a CDS encoding glycosyltransferase family 2 protein, which produces MNPFFSIIIPVYRSGPFLRDCLDSVRNQTMTDWECICINDGSPDGSGAILDEYARKDARFTAIHQDNRGVSAARNAGLSRARGTWTAFVDGDDSVEPDMLACLHDAALRTPEAALHCYGISKDFHTGSRLIRTETTLPSRDQYIPAEETGAFLRYLLTSLDMESACNKLFRTELLKKNGLRFNASAVVFEDFQFVLDYFSACAPGINLVKRAFYHYQAREEENGAAKRSRFNLVQDIDTLVAKFLAWTDALAIPREDASAVRSYILQKTNVIFHALRQQPYASRKQVFRDFLSSGLAARKAELRLCGPYFHLVCRLLAARRYRMAHLLLKTRHL; this is translated from the coding sequence ATGAACCCCTTCTTTTCCATCATCATTCCCGTTTACCGTTCCGGCCCCTTTCTCCGGGACTGCCTGGATTCCGTCAGGAACCAGACCATGACGGACTGGGAATGCATCTGCATCAATGACGGCTCCCCGGACGGGAGCGGCGCCATCCTGGACGAATACGCCCGGAAGGACGCGCGCTTCACCGCCATCCACCAGGACAACCGGGGCGTGAGCGCCGCCCGCAATGCGGGCCTTTCCCGGGCGCGGGGAACCTGGACCGCCTTCGTGGACGGGGACGACTCCGTGGAGCCGGACATGCTGGCCTGCCTTCATGACGCCGCCCTCCGCACGCCGGAAGCCGCGCTCCACTGCTACGGAATCAGCAAGGACTTCCACACGGGCAGCCGCCTCATCCGCACGGAAACCACGCTGCCCAGCCGGGACCAGTACATTCCCGCGGAGGAAACGGGCGCCTTCCTGCGCTACCTGCTCACCAGCCTGGACATGGAATCCGCCTGCAACAAATTGTTCCGCACGGAGCTTCTGAAAAAAAACGGCCTCCGGTTCAACGCCTCCGCGGTGGTGTTTGAAGACTTCCAGTTCGTCCTGGACTACTTCTCCGCCTGCGCTCCGGGCATCAACCTGGTGAAAAGGGCCTTCTACCACTACCAAGCGCGGGAGGAGGAAAACGGAGCGGCCAAGCGCAGCCGCTTTAACCTCGTGCAGGACATAGACACTCTGGTAGCCAAGTTCCTGGCGTGGACGGACGCCCTTGCCATCCCGCGGGAAGACGCTTCCGCAGTCAGGAGCTACATCCTGCAAAAGACCAACGTGATCTTCCACGCCCTCCGGCAGCAGCCCTACGCCTCCCGCAAACAGGTTTTCAGGGATTTTCTTTCCAGCGGGCTTGCGGCCCGCAAGGCTGAACTGCGCCTGTGCGGCCCGTACTTCCACCTGGTTTGCCGCCTGCTGGCCGCGCGCAGGTACCGCATGGCCCATCTCCTGCTGAAAACAAGGCATCTTTAA
- a CDS encoding glycosyltransferase family 2 protein, with translation MLDLSVIILAKNEELHIRRCLENILPAAKEVFVIDCFSTDNTAAICREYPRVQVIQHEWPGLYAPQFNWALDNCPITTAWVLRLDADEWFMPEALEELKEKLPSLPEDVTGVIHKRRHIFLGRWMKHGVYPVKLLRLFRYGAARCEQRYMDEHMELCRGRAVEFEHDFVDENLNGLGWWAHKHVDYSARELADLEDILSAAAADSGINGQAERKRAMKERYARQPLFWRSFAYFCYRYFLKLGFLDGREGFLWHFMQGWWYRTLVDARQFEKQKKDSGKTAR, from the coding sequence ATGCTCGACCTCTCCGTCATCATCCTTGCCAAGAATGAGGAACTTCACATCCGCCGCTGCCTGGAGAACATCCTCCCTGCGGCCAAAGAGGTTTTCGTCATCGACTGCTTTTCCACGGACAACACCGCCGCCATCTGCCGGGAATACCCCCGGGTGCAGGTCATCCAGCACGAATGGCCCGGCCTCTACGCCCCGCAGTTCAACTGGGCGCTGGACAACTGCCCCATCACCACCGCCTGGGTTCTGCGCCTGGATGCGGACGAGTGGTTCATGCCGGAAGCCCTGGAGGAACTGAAGGAAAAACTCCCCTCCCTGCCGGAAGACGTCACCGGAGTCATCCACAAGCGCAGGCACATCTTCCTGGGCCGGTGGATGAAGCACGGCGTTTACCCCGTCAAGCTGCTGCGCCTGTTCCGGTATGGCGCGGCCAGATGCGAACAGCGCTATATGGACGAACACATGGAACTCTGCCGCGGGCGCGCCGTGGAGTTCGAGCACGACTTCGTGGACGAGAACCTGAACGGCCTGGGCTGGTGGGCGCACAAGCACGTGGACTACTCCGCCCGGGAGCTGGCGGACCTGGAAGACATCCTCTCCGCCGCCGCCGCGGACTCCGGCATCAACGGGCAGGCGGAAAGGAAGCGCGCCATGAAGGAACGCTACGCCCGGCAGCCGCTCTTCTGGCGCTCCTTCGCCTACTTCTGCTACCGCTACTTCCTCAAACTGGGTTTTCTGGACGGCCGGGAAGGATTTTTGTGGCATTTCATGCAGGGATGGTGGTACAGGACCCTCGTGGACGCCCGGCAATTTGAGAAACAGAAAAAAGACTCCGGCAAGACGGCGCGCTGA
- a CDS encoding glycosyltransferase family 2 protein, whose amino-acid sequence MPAICLSIIIPVYNAEAFLKRCLDSILSQNIDNIEIICINDGSTDNSREVLDQYQVAYGPVITVINQPNKGVSAARNAGIDKATGQYIMFVDADDYLLPNTLKTGLSEVQEFDSDLTIFSTQHSTRNGKLHTNVTAKKQYNSPLACFKVLLDLDDLTFGSLWSKVYKKEIIKQHNLKLDPQLRLHEDACFNYCYLKKCTCVQTLPLVLYCYDISFSNTTCKFYGDVFFSCEKIHLDAIRDVCNFYAKQYCSENFTTILLERKLQVFSYNIVFQIYNLFRSRENKKYYHLTRLSQFANEQFPNWSYNLESGIPKIVGILSRHHLFILYLFLSLVFFVERNKKQKKIKNNYFL is encoded by the coding sequence ATGCCTGCCATCTGTTTATCTATCATCATTCCTGTTTATAATGCGGAAGCTTTCTTAAAACGGTGCCTTGACAGCATCTTATCACAAAATATTGATAACATTGAAATTATATGTATCAATGATGGCTCTACTGACAATAGTAGGGAGGTCCTGGATCAATATCAAGTTGCATACGGCCCGGTTATAACTGTCATCAATCAGCCAAATAAAGGAGTTAGTGCCGCGAGGAATGCAGGGATAGATAAGGCGACAGGCCAATATATTATGTTTGTAGATGCTGATGACTACTTACTTCCAAACACATTAAAAACCGGGTTATCCGAAGTACAGGAATTTGATTCTGATTTGACGATATTTAGTACGCAGCATTCCACAAGAAATGGAAAATTGCATACAAATGTGACAGCAAAGAAACAATATAATTCGCCGCTGGCATGTTTTAAAGTCCTTCTTGATTTAGATGATCTGACTTTTGGTTCTCTATGGTCTAAAGTATACAAAAAGGAGATTATCAAACAACATAACCTGAAGCTTGATCCCCAGTTAAGGTTGCATGAAGATGCATGTTTCAACTATTGTTATTTAAAAAAATGTACATGCGTACAAACACTGCCATTAGTCCTCTATTGCTATGATATAAGTTTTTCAAATACCACTTGCAAATTTTATGGAGATGTATTTTTTAGCTGTGAAAAAATACATCTTGATGCTATAAGGGATGTCTGTAATTTTTATGCAAAACAGTATTGCAGCGAAAATTTTACAACTATTCTTCTAGAAAGAAAATTGCAAGTTTTCTCATATAATATCGTATTTCAGATCTATAACCTGTTCCGTTCAAGGGAAAATAAAAAGTATTATCATCTGACACGCCTGTCTCAATTTGCAAATGAGCAATTTCCAAATTGGAGTTACAATCTTGAATCCGGAATACCAAAAATTGTTGGCATTCTTTCTCGTCATCATCTATTTATATTATACTTATTCCTATCACTCGTCTTCTTTGTAGAAAGAAATAAGAAACAAAAGAAAATAAAAAATAATTATTTTCTTTAG
- a CDS encoding putative colanic acid biosynthesis acetyltransferase, translating into MDLSRYQEHYSLSHRLKRYGWYIVNRTLFRIMVTNTMKVPRNLLLRLFGAKIPLVSLVYPSSRIWAPWNLSMGEYACIGPDTEIYNKAPITIGNHAVISQGAFLCTASHDISDPRHPLICAPITVEDQAWVAAQAFVGMGVTISNGAVVGARSAVFKDVEPWTVVGGNPAKFIKKRELSNNKD; encoded by the coding sequence ATGGATCTTTCCCGTTACCAGGAACACTACTCCCTCAGCCACCGCCTCAAACGGTACGGCTGGTACATTGTCAACCGGACCCTCTTCCGGATCATGGTCACCAACACCATGAAAGTCCCCCGGAATCTTCTGCTGCGCCTGTTCGGGGCAAAAATACCGCTCGTCTCCCTCGTGTATCCCAGCAGCAGGATCTGGGCGCCGTGGAACCTCTCCATGGGGGAATACGCCTGCATCGGCCCCGACACGGAAATCTACAACAAGGCCCCCATCACCATCGGGAACCATGCCGTCATCTCCCAGGGGGCTTTCCTTTGCACGGCCTCCCATGATATCTCGGACCCCCGCCACCCCCTCATCTGCGCCCCCATTACCGTGGAAGACCAGGCATGGGTGGCGGCCCAGGCCTTCGTGGGCATGGGGGTGACAATAAGCAATGGAGCGGTGGTGGGAGCAAGATCTGCCGTGTTCAAAGATGTAGAACCATGGACGGTTGTCGGGGGAAATCCTGCCAAATTCATTAAGAAAAGGGAACTCTCAAACAATAAGGATTAG
- a CDS encoding glycosyltransferase, with protein sequence MNILFLLGKFPSIGGVETVTTILANEFSARGHEVHVVSFEQAAETPAPALDSRVTLHRLSYPVSGRANISTLRDILSSRRIDVIINQWCLPFHVTRLCRKAMRGLPCLLLAVHHNAPDCNKRLEGLRMRLARTGNPVTRVFLRLLLKGCAMATGASLRYVYAHSDRYILLSDSFHRAFRNITGLKNTGKLLTIPNPVTVENREFRYDPSFKKKEVLFVGRLEPNQKRVSRVLETWALLEPRFPDWTLRLVGDGPEKEALQAFCAEHRLEHVSFEGFRNPAPYYEQASLLFLTSEYEGFGLVIVEGMSFGVTPIVYGSFSAAYDLVDHGKNGCILPASGGFQARQMADMAAGLMQSPSALHAMAREAAAKSRKFTREHVVRQWEEVFRNNTPTP encoded by the coding sequence ATGAACATCCTCTTCCTGCTTGGGAAATTCCCCTCCATCGGCGGCGTGGAGACCGTCACCACCATCCTGGCGAATGAATTTTCCGCCCGGGGGCATGAGGTGCACGTGGTCTCCTTTGAACAGGCGGCGGAAACGCCCGCCCCCGCGCTGGACAGCCGGGTCACCCTGCACCGCTTAAGCTACCCCGTCTCCGGCCGGGCCAATATTTCCACCCTCCGGGACATCCTTTCCTCCCGCCGCATTGACGTCATCATCAACCAGTGGTGCCTGCCCTTCCACGTCACCCGCCTGTGCCGGAAGGCCATGCGGGGCCTCCCCTGCCTTCTGCTGGCCGTGCACCATAACGCGCCGGACTGCAACAAGAGGCTGGAAGGCCTCCGGATGCGGCTGGCCCGGACGGGGAACCCGGTAACAAGGGTCTTCCTGCGCCTCCTGCTGAAAGGCTGCGCCATGGCTACCGGGGCCAGCCTGCGTTACGTTTATGCCCATAGCGACCGTTACATCCTCCTTTCCGACAGCTTCCACCGGGCCTTCCGGAACATCACCGGACTGAAGAATACCGGAAAGCTCCTGACAATTCCCAACCCCGTCACCGTGGAAAACCGGGAATTCCGCTATGATCCGTCCTTCAAGAAGAAAGAGGTTCTCTTTGTGGGGCGGCTGGAACCCAACCAGAAAAGAGTCTCCCGCGTGCTGGAGACGTGGGCGCTGCTGGAACCCCGCTTCCCGGACTGGACCCTCCGCCTGGTGGGGGACGGCCCGGAAAAGGAGGCCCTTCAGGCATTCTGCGCGGAACACCGTCTGGAACACGTCTCCTTTGAGGGTTTCAGGAACCCTGCCCCGTATTACGAACAGGCTTCCCTGCTTTTTTTAACCTCGGAATATGAGGGATTCGGCCTGGTCATTGTGGAGGGCATGTCCTTCGGCGTCACCCCCATCGTTTACGGAAGTTTTTCCGCCGCCTATGACCTGGTGGACCACGGGAAGAACGGCTGCATCCTGCCGGCGTCCGGCGGGTTCCAGGCGCGGCAGATGGCTGACATGGCCGCCGGGCTGATGCAGTCCCCCTCCGCCCTGCACGCCATGGCGCGGGAAGCCGCCGCCAAAAGCCGGAAATTCACGCGCGAACACGTCGTCCGCCAGTGGGAGGAAGTCTTCCGCAATAACACGCCCACCCCCTAG
- a CDS encoding glycosyltransferase has translation MKILHTIASMSSRSGGTTACTRELVRALNDAGCPTDVLTVEDSAGSAPEEESAFIHAVPNDLRTPLGISRNLRCRLKNWQDYDLYHTNGLWLDVNHATCAEARKAGKPCVVSPHGMLYPQALAIKPGRKKLMLALGHRRDLSHADCIHATCREEVVHLRGLGFTNPVAVIPNPVAVPPWIDQIRRSTGGRFRAGFLGRFHPIKNLESLIRAWGSLHLRNGELLLIGDGPADYVAHLKRLAAEEGGESIRFAGFASGREKYELLASLNVLCAPSHQENFGMGIAEGLLAGTPVIASTGTPWEELRTRRCGWWCGSGTASLAAALEEALSLTPEESRAMGERGRSLIMETYASHHVAASMKSLYGYLLGREPKPDFLDLS, from the coding sequence ATGAAGATACTGCATACCATCGCCTCCATGTCCTCCCGGTCCGGGGGAACCACGGCCTGCACCCGCGAGCTGGTCCGGGCCCTGAACGATGCAGGCTGCCCTACGGACGTCCTCACTGTGGAGGACAGCGCCGGGAGCGCCCCGGAGGAGGAAAGTGCCTTCATCCACGCCGTCCCCAACGACCTGCGCACCCCGCTGGGCATCTCCCGCAACCTGCGCTGCCGGCTGAAAAACTGGCAGGATTATGACCTTTACCACACCAACGGCCTGTGGCTGGACGTGAACCACGCCACCTGCGCGGAGGCCAGAAAGGCGGGCAAGCCCTGCGTGGTCTCCCCCCACGGGATGCTTTACCCCCAGGCCCTGGCCATCAAGCCCGGGAGAAAAAAACTCATGCTGGCGCTGGGCCACCGCCGGGACCTGTCCCATGCGGACTGCATCCACGCCACCTGCCGGGAAGAGGTGGTGCACCTGCGCGGGCTGGGCTTTACCAACCCCGTGGCGGTCATCCCCAATCCGGTGGCCGTGCCTCCATGGATTGACCAGATCCGGCGGAGCACGGGCGGGCGCTTCCGCGCCGGGTTCCTGGGCCGCTTCCACCCCATTAAAAATCTGGAAAGCCTTATCCGCGCGTGGGGCTCCCTCCACCTCCGGAACGGGGAACTCCTCCTCATCGGCGACGGCCCCGCGGATTACGTGGCGCACCTGAAGCGGCTGGCCGCGGAGGAGGGCGGGGAAAGCATCCGCTTCGCGGGCTTCGCCTCAGGGAGGGAAAAATATGAACTGCTTGCCTCCCTCAACGTCCTCTGCGCCCCCAGCCATCAGGAAAACTTCGGCATGGGCATTGCGGAAGGGCTGCTGGCGGGCACCCCCGTCATCGCAAGCACGGGCACCCCGTGGGAGGAACTCCGCACGCGCCGGTGCGGCTGGTGGTGCGGCAGCGGGACCGCATCCCTGGCCGCCGCGCTGGAAGAGGCCCTCAGCCTCACGCCGGAGGAAAGCCGCGCCATGGGGGAACGGGGCCGCTCCCTCATCATGGAAACGTACGCCTCCCACCATGTGGCCGCCAGCATGAAGAGCCTGTACGGCTACCTGCTGGGGCGGGAACCCAAACCGGACTTCCTTGACTTGTCATGA
- a CDS encoding glycosyltransferase family 4 protein codes for MEFVFWQNMLSIHQSALIKALARKHDVLLAVQTDFEGERRASGWTVPDMGNARILLSPSPREAEETVRAHPAAIHVFSGISTYPMVYAAFKQAVRSGLTTMVYAEPYRRQGWRGALRTFKYRLLHARYGKKITALLATGRLGVECYRRAGFPENSIFEWGYFTESAEPAGTSSAPAPAPGEKPDLLFVGQLIPRKNVLPFLRAARQCGGAFRRCHVVGNGPLREQAALEAQGCAQISLLGTQGNEETRKLMRRCDLLVLPSLFDGWGAVVNEALQAGMRVLCSTACGAASLLDGHLRGGTFDPDRPENLPRALQEWLGKGPLSPAERNAISAWAEQHAGGAAAARYLEQIAAWTEGRERNRPVAPWAQIKGTES; via the coding sequence ATGGAATTCGTCTTCTGGCAAAACATGCTCAGCATCCACCAGTCAGCCCTGATCAAGGCACTGGCGCGGAAACATGACGTCCTGCTGGCGGTTCAAACGGATTTTGAAGGGGAGCGGCGCGCCAGCGGCTGGACGGTGCCGGACATGGGGAATGCCCGCATCCTCCTTTCTCCCTCCCCCCGGGAGGCGGAGGAAACCGTGCGCGCCCATCCCGCCGCCATCCATGTATTTTCCGGCATCAGCACTTACCCCATGGTTTACGCCGCCTTTAAACAGGCCGTCCGCAGCGGGCTGACCACCATGGTTTACGCGGAGCCCTACCGCCGCCAGGGGTGGCGCGGCGCGCTGAGAACCTTCAAGTACCGCCTTCTCCACGCCCGGTACGGGAAGAAAATAACGGCCCTGCTGGCTACGGGCAGGCTGGGCGTGGAATGCTACCGCCGCGCCGGATTCCCGGAGAATTCCATTTTTGAATGGGGCTATTTTACGGAATCCGCAGAGCCCGCGGGTACTTCCTCCGCCCCGGCCCCTGCTCCGGGGGAAAAACCGGACCTTCTATTCGTGGGCCAGCTCATTCCGCGCAAAAACGTTCTTCCCTTCCTCCGCGCCGCGCGGCAGTGCGGCGGAGCCTTCCGCCGCTGCCATGTGGTGGGGAACGGTCCCCTGAGGGAGCAGGCCGCCCTGGAGGCGCAGGGCTGCGCGCAGATTTCCCTGCTGGGCACGCAGGGGAATGAAGAAACGCGTAAGCTGATGCGCCGGTGTGACCTGCTCGTCCTCCCCAGCCTGTTTGACGGGTGGGGAGCCGTGGTGAATGAGGCCCTCCAAGCCGGAATGAGGGTGTTATGCTCCACCGCGTGCGGAGCCGCCAGCCTGCTGGACGGCCATCTGCGCGGCGGCACGTTTGACCCGGACCGTCCGGAGAACCTGCCCCGCGCCCTTCAGGAGTGGCTGGGCAAAGGCCCCCTTTCCCCCGCGGAACGGAACGCTATTTCCGCCTGGGCGGAACAACACGCCGGAGGAGCCGCCGCGGCCCGTTATCTGGAACAAATCGCCGCCTGGACGGAGGGCCGGGAACGGAACCGCCCCGTGGCTCCCTGGGCACAGATCAAAGGAACGGAATCATGA
- a CDS encoding O-antigen ligase family protein, producing MAPLLQYIRKHGTWSFAAMVAVAATMTGSISFLSPLYPVMLAVCAAVCVTKAKKTSLALILMAAACVLSLVFNQPPAVFKPWYRLGYFLILLLALTPLTSSRSLNVFRLNLFLWLMRFCVFIGAGSFIGYFLGINYMRHNASGMINVAGLFGGLVWQSITLGLLAGLGLVYLTVVHMENRNPGKKELYIRLGLMVACLGSILLSASRSALVATLMGVGYVFFMYFRHSPKKLFRTLLALFFLGIILAPFVQHFGANTLAKQQANVNMGSAISSRSHLWEDRENEFLSSPLYGVGFASQKIISFKQSLVTGIIEPGTSYGAVFAMTGLLGGAPFLFILFGNLLKRPFRTPGAPPVSPAQAALALFSVHMVAEGYVFAAGSGLSAVFWATIGGAYAFRNLPNGGK from the coding sequence ATGGCACCCCTTCTCCAATACATCAGAAAACACGGAACATGGTCATTCGCGGCCATGGTGGCGGTTGCCGCCACCATGACGGGGTCCATCTCCTTTCTTTCCCCCCTGTATCCGGTGATGCTGGCGGTGTGCGCCGCCGTGTGCGTGACAAAGGCGAAGAAGACCAGCCTGGCCCTGATTCTCATGGCGGCGGCCTGCGTCCTGAGCCTGGTGTTCAACCAGCCGCCCGCCGTTTTCAAGCCCTGGTACCGCCTGGGTTATTTCCTCATCCTCCTGCTGGCGCTCACCCCGCTGACTTCCTCCCGCTCCTTGAACGTCTTCCGCCTGAATCTGTTTCTCTGGCTCATGCGTTTCTGCGTCTTCATCGGCGCAGGGTCCTTCATCGGCTACTTTCTGGGGATCAACTACATGCGCCACAACGCCAGCGGAATGATCAATGTGGCGGGCCTCTTCGGGGGGCTGGTCTGGCAATCCATCACGCTGGGGCTGCTCGCGGGGCTGGGGCTGGTTTACCTGACCGTTGTTCACATGGAAAACCGGAATCCCGGCAAAAAGGAACTTTATATCCGCCTGGGCCTGATGGTCGCCTGCCTGGGCTCCATCCTGCTCTCCGCCTCCCGCTCCGCCCTGGTAGCCACCCTGATGGGGGTGGGCTACGTCTTCTTCATGTACTTCAGGCATTCCCCCAAAAAACTGTTCAGGACGCTGCTGGCCCTGTTCTTCCTGGGAATCATCCTGGCGCCTTTCGTCCAGCACTTCGGCGCCAATACGCTTGCCAAGCAGCAAGCCAACGTAAACATGGGCAGCGCCATATCCTCCCGCTCCCACCTGTGGGAGGACCGGGAGAACGAATTCCTCTCCTCCCCCCTGTACGGCGTGGGATTCGCCTCCCAGAAAATCATTTCATTCAAGCAGTCCCTGGTCACCGGCATCATTGAGCCGGGCACGTCCTACGGGGCCGTCTTCGCCATGACGGGCCTGCTGGGCGGCGCCCCCTTCCTCTTCATCCTGTTCGGCAACCTGCTCAAGCGCCCGTTCCGCACGCCCGGCGCCCCGCCCGTTTCACCGGCGCAGGCGGCGCTGGCCCTCTTCTCCGTCCACATGGTCGCGGAGGGGTACGTCTTTGCCGCCGGCTCCGGACTGTCCGCCGTCTTCTGGGCCACCATCGGCGGGGCCTATGCCTTCCGCAACCTTCCCAATGGAGGAAAATAA
- a CDS encoding glycosyltransferase, translating into MKICFIAWERFGVGGVSRVLTRVMNALAREHEISVYCLRQPPLENAYGLNLDRIRFFHHEMSLYEKIRRSVMDRLVTRTPLFSSAAGARAYALLRYTRAFKKRLANHINSQRYDAVVFGSGFEDSLLLALVQPRLSPGTRTISWSHAAYEDYFGFKGPHFARYFRHALQRFYRRFDQIIVLSDHDRENFEKRHWLKTRRIYNPASFTAAEHSALTSKTFVFAGSLSSHKGADLALEAFEEFSRRNGEWNLHVYGEGPLRPWMEGFIREHGLQSRVRLHGSHGAMEREYPKHAVLLFPSRCEGFGLVQIEAMSCGLPVLAADIPICRELIRDSGTGRLFPAGDSHALCAAMLTMAAEDLAPYARKAREQEPRFTLERIIREWNEILRGENS; encoded by the coding sequence ATGAAGATTTGTTTCATCGCCTGGGAACGTTTCGGCGTGGGGGGAGTCTCCCGCGTCCTGACGCGCGTCATGAACGCGCTGGCACGGGAACATGAAATCAGCGTGTACTGCCTGAGGCAGCCCCCCCTGGAAAACGCGTACGGGCTGAACCTGGACAGGATACGCTTTTTCCACCATGAAATGAGTCTTTACGAGAAGATAAGGCGCTCCGTGATGGACAGGCTGGTCACCCGCACCCCGCTGTTCTCCTCCGCCGCCGGAGCCCGCGCGTACGCCCTCCTGCGGTACACGCGCGCCTTTAAAAAACGCCTCGCCAATCATATCAACAGCCAGCGGTATGACGCCGTCGTCTTCGGCTCCGGGTTTGAAGACTCCCTCCTGCTCGCCCTGGTCCAGCCGCGCCTTTCCCCCGGCACCAGGACCATTTCCTGGTCCCATGCGGCGTATGAAGACTACTTCGGGTTCAAGGGACCGCATTTCGCCCGTTACTTCCGCCACGCGCTCCAGCGGTTCTACCGCCGTTTTGACCAAATCATCGTCCTGTCAGACCACGACAGGGAGAACTTTGAAAAGCGGCACTGGCTGAAGACGCGCCGCATTTACAATCCGGCCAGCTTCACGGCCGCGGAACATTCCGCGCTGACGTCAAAGACGTTCGTCTTTGCGGGCTCCCTCTCCTCCCACAAGGGGGCGGACCTGGCCCTGGAGGCGTTTGAGGAGTTCTCCCGCCGGAACGGGGAATGGAACCTGCACGTGTACGGAGAAGGCCCGCTGCGCCCGTGGATGGAGGGCTTCATTCGGGAGCACGGCCTGCAATCCCGCGTGCGCCTGCACGGCAGCCACGGAGCCATGGAGCGGGAATACCCCAAACATGCCGTTCTGCTGTTCCCCTCCCGGTGCGAGGGCTTCGGCCTCGTCCAGATTGAGGCCATGAGCTGCGGCCTTCCGGTCCTCGCCGCGGACATCCCCATCTGCCGGGAACTCATCCGGGACAGCGGGACGGGACGCCTGTTCCCCGCCGGAGACAGCCACGCCCTGTGCGCGGCCATGCTCACCATGGCCGCGGAGGACCTGGCCCCGTACGCCCGGAAAGCGCGCGAACAGGAACCGCGCTTTACGCTGGAACGGATCATCCGTGAATGGAACGAAATACTCAGGGGGGAAAACTCATGA
- a CDS encoding glycosyltransferase, translated as MKILFCFMGTLNPSCGGVERTMCNLIHELQDRGHECTVVGWYRNAPYAPFSNIQKILPTGAREQRQQGFRQVMEEQAPDIIIHDGELLGAYALFPGLAGRKRLLKAFPGKAPVIIDMHHSDIRGRLRAPFLKRMYYGLTWRRNFYLRIAHANAFVVLSDSFRKDFYGFLPGVRRKKITAIPNMNSFENASIPSGKEKEVLFVGRLDNPVKGVDRLLKIWSEVCRREPGWFLRIVGDGPDREYLAALAQECGCSNYSFEGSSDHPEEYYRRASILCMTSTFEGFGMVLIEGMQHGCVPMAFESFTAVRDIIDPDRTGILVPPFDLGQYAARLLDLMRDSGKREAMSGASFRSSRKFSKSRITGLWEGLFSALAETSR; from the coding sequence ATGAAGATTCTCTTTTGTTTCATGGGTACGCTTAACCCCTCCTGCGGCGGGGTGGAACGCACCATGTGCAATCTGATCCATGAATTACAGGACCGCGGGCACGAATGCACGGTCGTGGGCTGGTACCGGAATGCCCCTTACGCGCCTTTTTCAAATATTCAGAAGATACTGCCCACCGGAGCCAGGGAGCAGCGGCAGCAGGGCTTCCGGCAGGTCATGGAGGAACAGGCGCCGGACATCATCATCCATGACGGGGAACTGCTGGGGGCATATGCCCTTTTTCCCGGCCTGGCCGGGAGAAAGCGCCTTCTGAAGGCCTTTCCCGGAAAAGCTCCGGTCATTATCGACATGCACCACTCGGACATCCGGGGACGCCTCCGCGCGCCTTTCCTGAAAAGAATGTACTACGGCCTCACATGGCGCAGGAACTTTTACCTCCGCATCGCGCATGCGAATGCCTTCGTCGTCCTGTCTGATTCCTTCAGGAAGGATTTTTACGGCTTCCTGCCGGGGGTCCGCAGGAAGAAGATCACCGCCATCCCGAACATGAATTCCTTTGAAAACGCGAGCATCCCTTCCGGAAAAGAAAAGGAAGTGCTGTTTGTGGGAAGGCTGGACAATCCCGTGAAGGGCGTAGACCGCCTGCTGAAAATATGGAGTGAGGTCTGCCGCCGGGAACCGGGCTGGTTCCTCCGCATCGTGGGGGACGGCCCGGACCGGGAATATCTGGCCGCACTGGCTCAGGAATGCGGCTGCTCCAATTACTCCTTTGAGGGCAGTTCCGACCATCCGGAGGAATATTACCGCAGGGCTTCCATCCTGTGCATGACGTCCACCTTTGAGGGCTTCGGCATGGTCCTGATTGAAGGCATGCAGCACGGCTGCGTCCCCATGGCTTTTGAATCCTTTACCGCCGTGCGGGATATCATTGACCCGGACCGGACGGGCATCCTGGTCCCTCCCTTTGACCTGGGTCAGTACGCCGCACGGCTCCTGGACCTCATGAGGGACAGCGGGAAGAGGGAGGCCATGTCCGGGGCCAGCTTCCGGAGCAGCCGCAAATTCAGCAAATCCCGCATCACCGGCCTGTGGGAAGGCCTGTTCTCCGCGCTGGCGGAAACGTCCAGATGA